In Papaver somniferum cultivar HN1 chromosome 1, ASM357369v1, whole genome shotgun sequence, a genomic segment contains:
- the LOC113312446 gene encoding nitrate regulatory gene2 protein-like yields the protein MGCVASKKIEDEERLQRCKERRKLMKQLLILRADFASSQMSYLQSLKNTGITLRQFAEAESCELDVVSNSFRQEQQPLQLPPPPQRLQQRKSLLGSLPPPPPPPPPFSPDRRGGEEDEDEVEESDDESEISTDDKGMKKKRNVEILPPPPPPMSGSNWEFWDPFVVVQISKNEQKVEEEDWEETKTEFEDGDEEEEVEDEEEEEEHEVVVNDVLNSLREKTLLVELNDDNSSTASWNTKQDAGSDNMAMLVGESTRRRNFNSLLGIVKEIDDYFLRAYESGRGVAVLLEVNRGDSIHQDFEASQRKSFKSAKVFSALSWSWSSKSLQSSRDAIESHDPNKPCKPGAHCITLEKINAEEEKLYKEIKEEEITKLEYERKTSLLQRQETGDYDLLRTEEARANIESLESNLSYLQHSIGKTCLTLLKLRDEELHPQLLELSSRLMRMWRTMYECHQVQNNISQQVNRLSEYPSTEPTTAFHCLSTTQLEREVNIWYNSFCNLVKSQREYIRVLNRWVQLAESLAEDQPQIGLTSNIHILCEEWQLAFDRLPEKVAAEAIKSLVSVIHSIVLQQNEERNLQKKSDQLEKRLEKELNTLYEMEKKSKSNSTDADPSLSPGHPLVVKRARIEAFRKKVDDEKAKYLHSVQVSRAMTLNNLQTSLPNVFQALTGFASVCIQTFEAIHKPTQSVVTTPHDVNLVR from the exons ATGGGATGTGTAGCATCGAAGAAgatagaagatgaagaaagacTACAAAGAtgtaaagaaagaagaaaactaatgAAACAATTACTAATACTCAGAGCTGATTTCGCTTCATCTCAAATGTCTTATTTACAGTCACTGAAAAACACAGGTATTACTCTTCGTCAATTCGCCGAAGCTGAATCTTGTGAGTTAGATGTTGTTTCTAATTCTTTTCGTCAAGAACAACAACCATTACAACTACCACCGCCGCCACAGCGGCTGCAGCAGCGGAAGTCGTTGTTAGGTTCacttccaccaccaccgccacctcctCCTCCGTTTAGTCCCGATAGAAGAGGAGGAGAGGAGGATGAGGATGAGGTTGAAGAATCTGATGATGAGAGTGAGATTTCGACTGATGATAAGGGGATGAAGAAGAAGCGGAATGTGGAGATACTACCGCCTCCACCACCGCCGATGTCGGGTTCTAATTGGGAATTTTGGGatccttttgttgttgttcaGATTTCGAAGAATGAGCAGAAAGTTGAGGAGGAAGATTGGGAAGAAACTAAAACGGAATTCgaagatggagatgaggaggaggaggtggaagatgaagaagaggaagaggagcatGAAGTAGTGGTTAATGATGTGTTGAATTCACTTAGGGAAAAGACATTGTTGGTGGAGCTGAATGATGATAATTCATCTACAGCAAGCTGGAATACGAAACAAGATGCTGGATCGGATAATATGGCAATGTTGGTAGGGGAGAGTACTAGGAGGAGAAATTTTAATTCATTGTTAGGGATTGTTAAAGAGATTGATGATTATTTTCTGAGAGCTTATGAATCAGGGAGAGGTGTAGCCGTTCTTTTGGAAGTTAATAGGGGTGATTCTATTCATCAGGATTTCGAAGCAAGCCAGA GGAAAAGCTTCAAGTCAGCAAAGGTCTTTAGTGCATTATCTTGGAGTTGGTCTTCAAAATCGCTTCAGTCAAGCAGAGATGCTATTGAATCACATGACCCCaacaagccgtgcaaacctggtGCCCACTGCATCACACTTGAAAAGATCAATGCCGAGGAGGAGAAGCTCTATAAAGAAATTAAG GAGGAAGAGATCACCAAATTGGAGTATGAAAGAAAAACCTCGTTGCTACAAAGACAAGAAACTGGTGATTATGATTTGCTTAGGACTGAGGAAGCTCGAGCAAATATTGAGAGTCTAGAGTCTAACTTGAGCTATCTGCAACACTCAATTGGTAAAACTTGCCTGACTCTTTTGAAGCTCAGGGATGAAGAGCTGCACCCTCAGCTGCTCGAACTATCTTCTAG ATTGATGCGCATGTGGCGAACAATGTATGAATGTCATCAGGTTCAAAACAACATCTCACAGCAGGTTAACCGTCTCAGTGAATATCCGAGCACAGAGCCAACCACTGCCTTCCATTGCCTGTCCACAACCCAACTTGAAAGAGAAGTAAATATATGGTACAATAGCTTCTGTAATCTTGTCAAATCTCAGCGTGAGTATATAAGAGTGCTCAACCGGTGGGTCCAACTCGCGGAAAGCCTTGCCGAGGATCAACCACAGATTGGTTTGACATCTAACATCCATATTCTTTGTGAAGAGTGGCAACTTGCTTTTGACAGGTTACCTGAAAAG GTAGCTGCTGAGGCCATTAAGAGCTTAGTATCAGTCATCCACTCCATAGTCTTGCAACAGAACGAAGAACGCAATCTACAAAAGAAATCCGACCAACTCGAGAAAAGGCTGGAAAAGGAATTAAACACGTTATACGAAATGGAGAAAAAATCTAAAAGCAACTCCACAGATGCAGATCCCAGCTTGAGTCCTGGCCACCCATTGGTAGTCAAGCGCGCGAGAATTGAAGCTTTTAGGAAGAAAGTGGATGATGAGAAGGCTAAATATCTGCACTCAGTCCAGGTAAGCCGGGCAATGACACTTAACAACCTACAAACTAGTCTTCCGAATGTGTTTCAAGCTTTAACAGGATTCGCCAGTGTGTGTATACAAACATTCGAAGCCATTCACAAGCCAACGCAATCAGTTGTTACTACTCCTCATGATGTGAATCTCGTAAGATAG
- the LOC113312453 gene encoding 2-succinylbenzoate--CoA ligase, chloroplastic/peroxisomal, which translates to MTDDVNSSNQQYSGHICQCLSRISTTRNDRVFTIFGDRRKTGFEFVESVCKLANGLAKLGIQKGDVIAIAALNSDLYLEWLLAISFVGGVSAPLNYRWNFEEAKSAMEVVNPVMLVVDESCHTWYTQLQHNGADSIKWHVSIGDLPPSSSFGSGHVLSSEHLKKPLEKSQSMFDYCWAPDGIALICFTSGTTGKPKGVAISHTSLIVQSLAKIAIVGYAEDDVYLHTAPLCHIGGISSGLTMLMVGACHVLIPKFETLTALKEIEQHRVSTFIAVPTMMVDLISTIRKRSEEDGVRWRGGGSMKKILNGGGGLSTELVKDITTNIFPTAKLLSAYGMTETCSSLTFMTLYDPANGSPGIQLRRVESTPREGFLVGKPAPHVELRIMREGSSSPVGRILTRGPHVMVKYWGHQTVKQDQGWIDTGDIGWMDSYGDLWLVGRLKDRIKTGGENVFPEEVETVLLKHPGISSILVVGIPDPRLSEMVIACVQVRENWRWADHNSDFLQEKEMPVISTVILQKYCKEMKLSRFKIPKVFLLWRKPFPLTSTGKLRRQEVRQEAISKLQLMLPSYL; encoded by the exons ATGACTGACGATGTTAATTCAAGCAACCAACAATACTCAGGCCACATTTGCCAGTGCCTGAGTAGAATATCAACGACACGGAATGACCGTGTTTTCACAATCTTCGGAGACCGGCGGAAAACTGGTTTTGAATTCGTAGAGAGCGTCTGTAAGCTTGCGAATGGATTAGCTAAACTTGGCATTCAAAAGGGAGATGTAATTGCCATTGCTGCACTTAACAG TGATTTGTATTTGGAATGGTTACTGGCAATTTCATTTGTAGGTGGAGTTTCAGCTCCTCTGAACTACCGTTGG AATTTTGAAGAAGCAAAATCAGCAATGGAGGTAGTTAATCCGGTTATGTTAGTTGTTGATGAGAGTTGCCATACATGGTACACTCAGCTGCAACATAATGGAGCCGATTCCATCAAATGGCATGTTTCCATCGGAGACCTGCCGCCGTCTTCAAGTTTCGGCAGTGGGCACG TATTAAGCAGTGAACATCTTAAAAAGCCTCTGGAGAAGTCCCAATCAATGTTTGATTATTGCTGGGCACCGGATGGAATTGCTCTCATTTGTTTCACTTCAGGTACTACTGGAAAACCAAAGGGAGTTGCCATAAGCCACACATCTCTAATTGTACAATCTCTTGCAAAAATCGCCATAGTCGGGTACGCTGAAGATGAT GTTTATCTTCATACAGCTCCGTTGTGTCACATTGGTGGGATATCATCAGGACTGACAATGTTAATGGTTGGAGCTTGTCATGTACTTATACCTAAATTTGAGACCTTAACAGCACTCAAAGAAATTGAACAACACCGTGTTTCAACTTTTATTGCAGTCCCTACTATGATGGTTGATCTCATTTCTACTATCAG GAAGAGGAGTGAAGAAGATGGAGTAAGATGGAGAGGAGGAGGATCAATGAAGAAGATACTAAATGGTGGTGGGGGTCTCTCTACTGAACTTGTCAAGGATATTACTACCAACATTTTCCCTACCGCTAAGCTTCTTTCAGCTTATGGGATGACTGAGAcatgttcttcattaactttcaTGACTCTTTATGACCCTGCAAATGGAAGTCCTGGGATTCAGTTACGCCGAGTCGAATCAACACCTCGAGAGGGATTTCTTGTTGGTAAACCAGCTCCACATGTCGAACTACGGATAATGAGGGAAGGGTCGTCTTCTCCTGTTGGCAGGATTTTAACAAGAGGACCACATGTAATGGTTAAGTACTGGGGACATCAAACTGTGAAGCAAGACCAAGGTTGGATTGATACTGGTGATATAGGCTGGATGGATTCTTATGGAGATTTATGGCTCGTCGGACGACTAAAAGATCGAATAAAAACCGGAGGAGAAAATGTATTCCCTGAAGAG GTGGAGACCGTCTTATTAAAACACCCTGGGATTTCTAGCATTCTTGTAGTGGGAATTCCAGACCCTCGGCTGTCAGAAATGGTGATAGCCTGTGTTCAAGTAAGAGAAAATTGGCGGTGGGCAGACCATAATTCTGATTTTTTGCAAGAAAAGGAGATGCCAGTAATATCAACTGTTATCCTCCAAAAATACTGCAAGGAAATGAAGTTGAGCAG GTTTaaaataccaaaggtttttctATTGTGGAGAAAGCCATTTCCTCTGACATCAACTGGGAAACTGAGAAGACAGGAAGTTAGACAAGAGGCCATTTCAAAATTACAGCTAATGCTGCCTAGCTATCTCTGA
- the LOC113358255 gene encoding uncharacterized protein LOC113358255, with translation MASDPLPLEIASQSQTAIDAQTAAQDPKKDIAWEWDESTSKRNTLICKLHKKIVSGGITRFKLHILSKRGEVTGCPNATREVIVKIRDVDIVKKKEKVRRGQIDLMYAATDFDGESGGDEDIEVHGVEADVIVPSKRKFKGISNVRGPIKEFMKTDFSKVKQTTLERQSDTKKKLKDKAWDSISAWMTENVIPFNTVSSPSFQGMINSIGDYGKALSAPSYYHIRSTLFDRHLEEMKNFVETFRPHWKRFVCSIMSDGWIDGKGRHLINFVVNFPKGSVFLKSVDASSRTNDQFYIAELVNEVIEDVGIGNIEQFISDNGSNFKVVGKVLMIDHPTLYLTSCVVHCVNLMLEDLGKKITPITRAFTLGKRVVTYIYAHFQVLDLMKEMTGQKELHQSTKNKFATQYYTLKSLLEHKNALQMMFVHEKWTQSRVAKEVVGKIIVKIVASGAFWAHCDFSCKVLKPLVDVVRMVDIELKPTMGVIYEAMRLAREKLQITFREDKGTLDKIMDIINERWEDQLDHPLHASAWYLNPSIFYKIPQEEIDSSSKYSKIKIRIFNAMEKLITDDNDHDKAINLLRLYGDAYGALGTRAAVRSRDTTAPYDWWTTYGGMDVPELQKFAIRVLIQTCSASSCERNWSTFGNMHTKRRNHFLQQKLNDCVYIQYNKKLQRRYEEIQRHNSGGPAIPIFLDALDEEDNWLDPENLSDLLHQDDEFTGAQANHAMVISSGPVTRSSRRVPRIHSPIDVWTMNLIMILTVKLEYLPARDYMVLDVLWLILQTPLWMIYFRNLTNGSMTPMLFTSDSDFQKCN, from the exons ATGGCAAGTGATCCATTACCACTGGAGATTGCTTCTCAATCTCAGACTGCCATTGACGCTCAGACTGCCGCTCAAGATCCGAAGAAAGATATTGCTTGGGAATGGGATGAAAGCACTTCTAAAAGAAACACCCTTATTTGTAAGTTACATAAGAAAATAGTATCAGGGGGAATCACTAGGTTCAAGTTGCATATATTGAGTAAGAGAGGGGAAGTTACAGGATGTCCTAATGCAACTAGAGAAGTTATTGTCAAGATTAGAGATGTTGATAtagtaaagaagaaagaaaaggttCGCAGGGGTCAGATTGATCTGATGTATGCAGCTACTGATTTTGATGGAGAATCTGGAGGCGACGAAGATATTGAGGTACATGGGGTTGAAGCTGATGTCATTGTTCCATCtaaaagaaaatttaaaggcaTAAGTAATGTAAGAGGTCCTATCAAAGAATTCATGAAAACTGATTTCTCAAAAGTGAAGCAAACAACACTCGAGAGACAAAGTGATACCAAAAAGAAGCTGAAGGATAAAGCCTGGGATAGTATATCCGCTTGGATGACTGAAAATGTTATACCTTTTAATACTGTAAGTTCCCCTAGTTTCCAAGGGATGATCAATTCTATTGGAGATTATGGAAAAG CTCTGTCGGCGCCATCATACTATCATATCCGTTCAACTCTCTTCGATAGGCAtcttgaagaaatgaagaattTTGTTGAGACGTTTAGACCACATTGGAAGAGATTTGTCTGTTCTATTATGTCTGATGGTTGGATAGATGGAAAGGGGCGTCATCTTATTAACTTCGTGGTAAATTTTCCAAAAGGATCGGTCTTCTTGAAGTCGGTGGATGCATCATCACGAACAAATGATCAATTTTACATAGCTGAACTTGTTAATGAGGTGATTGAAGATGTTGGGATTGGTAATATTGAACAATTTATTAGTGATAATGGTTCTAATTTTAAGGTTGTTGGGAAGGTTTTAATGATTGATCATCCAACCTTGTATTTGACTTCGTGTGTTGTCCACTGCGTCAACTTAATGCTGGAAGATCTTGGTAAGAAGATTACACCGATAACAAGAGCTTTCACTCTAGGTAAGAGAGTTGTTACATACATTTATGCTCATTTCCAAGTGTTAGATTTGATGAAAGAAATGACAGGGCAGAAAGAGTTGCATCAGTCTACAAAAAATAAATTTGCAACCCAATATTATACACTTAAAAGCCTTCTTGAGCATAAAAATGCATTGCAAATGATGTTTGTCCATGAGAAGTGGACGCAGTCTAGGGTAGCTAAAGAAGTTGTGGGGAAAATAATTGTTAAGATTGTTGCTAGTGGTGCATTTTGGGCACATTGTGATTTCTCATGTAAGGTGTTGAAACCTTTAGTAGATGTTGTAAGAATGGTGGATATCGAGCTGAAGCCAACCATGGGTGTTATATATGAAGCAATGAGATTGGCAAGGGAAAAGCTACAGATAACATTTAGAGAAGATAAAGGGACTTTGGACAAGATCATGGATATTATTAATGAAAGATGGGAGGACCAGTTAGATCACCCTCTCCATGCATCAGCTTGGTACTTGAACCCGTCTATATTTTACAAGATTCCGCAAGAAGAAATTGACAGTAGCTCAAAGTATTCGAAGATAAAGATAAGAATTTTTAATGCAATGGAAAAGCTCATAACTGACGACAACGATCATGACAAGGCTATAAATCTGTTGAGATTGTACGGTGATGCATATGGAGCGTTAGGAACGCGAGCTGCAGTCAGAAGCAGGGATACTACAGCACCTT ATGATTGGTGGACCACTTACGGCGGGATGGATGTTCCAGAACTCCAAAAATTTGCGATAAGGGTCTTGATCCAAACTTGTAGTGCTTCATCGTGTGAGCGAAATTGGAGCACATTCGGCAAT ATGCATACAAAGAGGCGCAATCATTTCTTACAACAAAAGTTGAATGACTGTGTTTATATTCAATATAACAAGAAATTGCAGCGTAGATACGAAGAAATACAAAGACATAATTCTGGGGGGCCTGCAATCCCTATTTTTTTGGATGCACTTGACGAAGAAGATAACTGGTTGGACCCGGAGAACTTGAGTGATttgcttcatcaagatgatgagTTTACAGGTGCTCAAGCAAACCATGCTATGGTTATCAGTTCAGGACCAGTTACAAGAAGTAGCCGACGAGTTCCTAGGATCCACTCTCCAATTGATGTGTGGACGATGAATTTGATTATGATTTTAACTGTGAAGCTCGAGTACCTTCCAGCGAGGGATTATATGGTGTTGGACGTCCTTTGGCTGATCCTGCAAACGCCATTATGGATGATCTACTTTAGAAATCTAACTAATGGCAGTATGACACCCATGTTATTTACCTCTGATTCTGATTTCCAGAAATGTAACTAA